One genomic segment of Aquamicrobium lusatiense includes these proteins:
- the ccmE gene encoding cytochrome c maturation protein CcmE: MTRKQKRLAVIIGGLAFLGAATALTFVALGQKASYFYTPGDLAAAELQPGQRIRLGGIVEKGSIVRGEDASVTFAVTDITETVKVTYKGILPDLFREEQGVITEGAFGADGGFVADTVLAKHDENYMPKEVADSLKEKGLWQHNE; encoded by the coding sequence ATGACCCGCAAGCAGAAACGGCTAGCTGTCATTATCGGAGGATTGGCTTTTCTCGGCGCTGCCACGGCGCTGACATTCGTCGCCCTTGGGCAGAAGGCATCCTATTTCTACACCCCGGGCGATCTTGCCGCTGCCGAATTGCAGCCCGGCCAGCGTATCCGCCTTGGCGGCATCGTGGAGAAGGGCTCCATTGTTCGTGGCGAAGATGCGTCCGTGACCTTTGCCGTCACCGACATCACCGAGACGGTTAAGGTCACATACAAGGGCATTCTGCCCGACCTGTTCCGCGAGGAGCAGGGCGTCATCACCGAGGGCGCCTTCGGTGCCGATGGCGGGTTCGTCGCAGACACCGTTCTGGCCAAGCATGACGAAAACTACATGCCCAAGGAAGTTGCCGACAGCCTGAAGGAAAAAGGCTTGTGGCAACACAATGAGTAG
- the ccmI gene encoding c-type cytochrome biogenesis protein CcmI, which yields MLFWVLSAVLTLGASLAVLLPLAARPESDKSGTGHDLEVYRDQLAELDRDLARGLILASEAEQARAEIGRRILRLGDTSSAPASVSRSGTGLRLVSAAAVLAVPLISWTIYANLGSPDLPSQPLSERLTRNPAESTVEELVARAEAHLASNPSDGKGWDVLAPIYMRTQRFAEASLAYENAIKLLGSSADRQAGLGEARINMAGGRIADDARAAFAMALKHDGANPKARFFVAMASAQDGHMEEAVAGWTRMRDDLPEGSPWRNAAEQALLQAGQAPVARGPGQDEVEAAAGMSAGDRADMIAGMVERLDERLRENPRDAEGWKQLIRSHLVLGDEEKARDALARAAAAFGPQSEEARMLVAFASANGLKMTE from the coding sequence ATGTTGTTCTGGGTCCTTTCCGCTGTCTTGACTTTGGGCGCGAGTCTGGCGGTTTTGCTGCCTCTCGCAGCACGACCCGAATCCGACAAGTCAGGTACCGGGCACGATCTCGAGGTCTATCGGGACCAGCTTGCGGAACTGGACCGCGATCTGGCGCGGGGCCTGATCCTCGCTTCGGAAGCAGAGCAGGCACGCGCTGAAATCGGGCGTCGTATCCTGCGCCTCGGCGATACGTCTTCTGCACCGGCCTCTGTTTCCCGCAGCGGCACAGGGCTTCGTCTGGTTTCGGCCGCGGCGGTGCTGGCTGTTCCGCTGATCAGCTGGACTATATATGCCAATCTGGGCTCGCCCGATCTGCCGTCGCAGCCGCTGAGTGAGCGGCTGACTAGAAATCCTGCCGAGAGCACGGTTGAAGAACTCGTAGCCCGCGCCGAGGCGCATCTGGCGTCCAATCCTTCCGATGGCAAAGGCTGGGACGTGCTGGCGCCCATCTACATGCGCACACAGCGATTTGCCGAAGCCTCGCTGGCCTATGAAAACGCCATCAAGCTTCTCGGTTCGAGCGCCGACCGGCAAGCCGGCCTGGGCGAGGCGAGGATCAACATGGCAGGTGGCCGGATAGCCGATGACGCGCGCGCCGCTTTCGCCATGGCCCTGAAGCACGATGGCGCCAATCCGAAAGCACGCTTCTTCGTGGCTATGGCCTCCGCACAAGATGGACATATGGAAGAGGCGGTTGCAGGCTGGACGCGGATGCGCGATGACCTGCCGGAGGGTTCGCCCTGGCGCAATGCGGCCGAGCAGGCCCTTTTGCAGGCAGGGCAGGCGCCGGTTGCGCGAGGCCCCGGTCAGGACGAGGTCGAGGCCGCCGCAGGGATGTCGGCCGGCGACCGTGCTGATATGATCGCCGGAATGGTGGAGCGGCTGGACGAACGCCTGCGCGAGAATCCCAGGGACGCCGAGGGCTGGAAGCAGCTCATCCGCTCGCATCTTGTGCTCGGTGACGAAGAAAAAGCCAGAGACGCGCTGGCACGTGCGGCCGCGGCTTTCGGACCTCAAAGCGAAGAGGCACGCATGCTTGTCGCCTTCGCCTCGGCAAATGGCCTGAAAATGACGGAATAA